One Rosa chinensis cultivar Old Blush chromosome 3, RchiOBHm-V2, whole genome shotgun sequence DNA window includes the following coding sequences:
- the LOC112191418 gene encoding macrophage migration inhibitory factor homolog isoform X1 — protein sequence MPCLNISANVSLEGVDTSSILSEATSTVAKIIGKPEAYVMIVLKGSVPISFGGTEQPAAYGELVSIGGLSPDVNKKLSAAISSILETKLSVPKSRFFLKFYDTKAHQSQEHAQCLHALHQN from the exons atgcCGTGTTTGAACATTTCAGCGAACGTCAGCCTGGAAGGAGTGGACACCTCCTCCATCCTCTCTGAAGCCACCTCCACCGTCGCCAAGATCATCGGCAAACCCGAGGCT TATGTGATGATTGTGCTGAAGGGATCAGTTCCCATATCTTTTGGAGGGACTGAGCAGCCAGCTGCCTATGGTGAGTTGGTCTCCATTGGTGGCCTGAGCCCTGATGTGAACAAGAAGTTGAGTGCTGCGATTTCCTCAATCCTTGAGACCAAGTTGTCTGTGCCCAAGTCGCGATTTTTTCTTAAGTTCTATGATACCAAG GCGCATCAGAGTCAAGAACATGCTCAGTGTTTACATGCTTTACACCAGAACTAG
- the LOC112191418 gene encoding macrophage migration inhibitory factor homolog isoform X2, which produces MPCLNISANVSLEGVDTSSILSEATSTVAKIIGKPEAYVMIVLKGSVPISFGGTEQPAAYGELVSIGGLSPDVNKKLSAAISSILETKLSVPKSRFFLKFYDTKGSNFGWNGSTF; this is translated from the exons atgcCGTGTTTGAACATTTCAGCGAACGTCAGCCTGGAAGGAGTGGACACCTCCTCCATCCTCTCTGAAGCCACCTCCACCGTCGCCAAGATCATCGGCAAACCCGAGGCT TATGTGATGATTGTGCTGAAGGGATCAGTTCCCATATCTTTTGGAGGGACTGAGCAGCCAGCTGCCTATGGTGAGTTGGTCTCCATTGGTGGCCTGAGCCCTGATGTGAACAAGAAGTTGAGTGCTGCGATTTCCTCAATCCTTGAGACCAAGTTGTCTGTGCCCAAGTCGCGATTTTTTCTTAAGTTCTATGATACCAAG GGCTCCAACTTTGGATGGAATGGATCTACCTTCTAG
- the LOC112191532 gene encoding PRA1 family protein B4, translated as MSTTVPPVLPISTTSVAAAGSIESQASQPPIATPAFRAFINHITDTVRNGLSQRRPWAELADRSAFAKPESFSDATLRVRKNYSYFRVNYLAAVALIVAVSLFTHPFSLVVLLGLLAAWLFLYLFRPSDQPLVIFGRTFSDTQTLMGLVGLSVFVVFLTSVGSVLISALMVGVAVVLVHGAIRVPEDLFLDEQDTSASTGFLSFLNGAASNVAAATAPAMAAARG; from the coding sequence ATGTCAACCACCGTCCCACCCGTCCTCCCGATCTCCACCACCTCCGTCGCCGCCGCCGGATCCATCGAGTCCCAGGCCTCCCAGCCTCCGATCGCCACCCCGGCCTTCCGCGCCTTCATCAACCACATCACCGACACCGTCCGCAACGGCCTCTCCCAGCGCCGCCCCTGGGCCGAGCTCGCCGACCGCTCCGCCTTCGCCAAGCCCGAGTCCTTCTCCGACGCCACCCTCCGCGTCCGCAAGAACTACTCCTACTTCCGCGTCAACTACCTCGCCGCCGTCGCCCTCATCGTCGCCGTCTCCCTCTTCACCCACCCCTTCTCCCTCGTCGTCCTCCTCGGCCTCCTCGCCGCCTGGCTCTTCCTCTACCTCTTCCGCCCCTCCGATCAGCCCCTCGTTATCTTCGGCCGCACTTTCTCCGACACCCAAACCCTAATGGGCCTCGTCGGCCTCAGCGTCTTCGTCGTCTTCCTCACCTCCGTCGGATCCGTCCTCATCTCCGCTCTCATGGTCGGAGTCGCCGTCGTCCTCGTTCACGGTGCCATTAGGGTTCCCGAGGATCTGTTCTTGGATGAGCAAGACACTTCCGCCTCCACCGGATTCCTATCATTCCTCAACGGCGCCGCCTCCAATGTCGCCGCCGCCACCGCCCCGGCCATGGCCGCTGCTCGCGGTTGA
- the LOC112191530 gene encoding probably inactive leucine-rich repeat receptor-like protein kinase IMK2 yields the protein MENKFIHVLLFVQLLVLTCRPVSGGGDGVVVSRADYLALRAFKQELIDFKGLLRSWNDSGYGVCSGGWAGIKCVKGQVIAIQLPWRRLGGRISEKIGQLQGLRKLSLHDNVLGGPVPVALGFLPNLRGVYLFNNRLSGSVPASIGNCPLLQTLDLSNNALNGSIPSLANSTRLLRLNLSFNSLSRSIPDSLTRSSSLIFLALQHNNLSGSIPSTWGGTNRTYQLKLLTLDNNLISGTIPSSLSKLGFLEEISLSNNQITGTIPNEIGELTRLQKLDLSNNAINGSIPATFSNLSSIVTLNLEGNRLDNQIPEVLERMQNLSVLNLRSNKFTGHIPASIGNISGINQVDLSKNNFTGEIPASFSSLPNLTSFNVSYNNLSGLVPSLLSKKFNSSSFVGNLQLCGYSASTQCSSPPSQNITLPTKEPLKKKHHHRLSTKDIILIAAGVVLAVLLLLCCFLLLCLIRKRSVLKGKNSKTSKQPAAGSIDKAVPAGAVVSSGGEAGGKLVHFDGPFVFTADDLLCATAEIMGKSTYGTAYKATLEEGNQVAVKRLREKTTKGHKEFETEAAAIGKIRHPNLLALRAYYLGPKGEKLLVFDFMPKGSLASFLHARGPEMIIDWPTRMNIAIGVTRGLCHLHYQENIIHGNLTSSNILLDEQTNAHIADYGLSSLMTPAANTNVIATAGTLGYNAPELSKTKKSTEKTDVYSLGVIILELLTGKSPGEPMNGMDLPQWVASIVKEEWTNEVFDLELIRDVPIIGDQLLNTLKLALHCVDPSPAARPEAQQVLQQLEEIKPPEVNVGSADEGTEVPASATE from the exons ATGGAAAATAAGTTCATCCATGTCCTGCTCTTTGTTCAGCTACTGGTTCTCACTTGTAGACCTGTTTCGGGAGGAGGGGATGGAGTAGTTGTCTCCCGAGCCGATTACCTAGCACTTCGAGCATTCAAGCAAGAGCTTATCGATTTCAAAGGCTTGTTGCGCAGCTGGAATGACAGTGGCTATGGAGTTTGCTCAGGTGGGTGGGCAGGAATCAAGTGTGTTAAGGGGCAGGTCATTGCAATCCAGCTTCCATGGAGGAGACTTGGGGGACGAATCTCCGAGAAGATTGGGCAGCTCCAAGGGCTTCGAAAGCTTAGCCTGCATGACAATGTCTTAGGTGGCCCTGTTCCTGTGGCTCTGGGATTCCTCCCCAATCTCAGAGGGGTTTACCTCTTCAATAACCGGCTTTCGGGTTCTGTCCCTGCTTCAATTGGTAACTGTCCTCTTCTTCAAACTCTTGATTTGAGCAACAATGCACTTAATGGTTCTATTCCTAGTCTTGCAAACTCCACTAGGTTGCTTAGGCTTAATTTGAGCTTCAATTCGCTTTCTCGTTCAATCCCAGATAGTCTCACTAGGTCAAGTTCCCTAATCTTCCTTGCTCTACAACACAACAACCTTTCTGGTTCTATTCCAAGTACTTGGGGTGGAACAAATAGAACTTACCAGCTTAAGTTGTTGACCCTAGACAATAATCTCATCTCTGGAACTATCCCAAGCTCTCTGAGCAAGTTGGGTTTTCTTGAAGAGATTTCTCTGAGCAATAACCAGATTACAGGAACCATACCCAATGAAATAGGGGAGCTCACAAGGCTCCAAAAGCTAGACCTATCCAACAATGCCATCAATGGAAGCATTCCTGCTACCTTTTCCAATCTGTCCTCCATTGTGACATTGAATCTAGAAGGCAATCGCCTTGATAACCAAATCCCAGAAGTCTTGGAAAGAATGCAGAACCTCTCAGTACTTAATCTGAGGAGTAATAAATTCACTGGTCATATTCCAGCTTCTATTGGGAATATCTCTGGGATTAACCAAGTTGATTTATCCAAAAACAATTTCACTGGAGAAATTCCTGCTTCATTTTCCAGCCTACCCAATCTCACTTCCTTCAATGTTTCTTACAACAATCTGTCTGGCTTAGTCCCATCTCTCCTATCCAAAAAGTTCAATTCCAGCTCTTTTGTGGGGAATCTTCAGCTATGTGGGTATAGTGCTTCAACTCAATGTTCTTCTCCGCCATCTCAGAATATTACACTTCCAACAAAAGAGCCTTTGAAGAAAAAGCATCACCACAGACTGAGTACAAAGGACATAATTCTCATAGCAGCAGGTGTCGTCCTAGCGGTTCTGCTTCTACTCTGCTGTTTTTTGCTTCTATGTTTGATCAGGAAAAGGTCTGtattgaaaggaaaaaatagCAAAACCTCCAAGCAACCGGCTGCTGGGAGCATTGACAAGGCAGTTCCTGCAGGCGCTGTGGTTTCATCTGGAGGCGAAGCTGGTGGGAAGCTTGTTCACTTTGATGGGCCGTTTGTGTTTACTGCTGATGATCTATTGTGTGCCACTGCCGAGATAATGGGGAAAAGTACATATGGGACAGCATACAAGGCAACATTGGAGGAGGGTAATCAAGTTGCAGTGAAGAGGTTGAGGGAAAAGACTACAAAGGGTCACAAGGAGTTCGAAACTGAAGCTGCAGCAATTGGGAAGATTCGGCACCCGAATCTCCTTGCTCTTAGGGCCTATTACTTGGGTCCCAAGGGAGAGAAGCTCCTTGTCTTTGATTTCATGCCTAAGGGTAGTCTTGCATCATTCCTTCATG CTCGCGGACCAGAAATGATCATTGATTGGCCAACAAGGATGAACATAGCCATTGGAGTCACAAGAGGACTATGCCACCTCCACTACCAGGAGAACATCATACATGGGAATCTCACATCCAGCAACATACTACTTGATGAGCAGACTAATGCTCACATTGCAGACTATGGCCTTTCGAGCCTCATGACCCCCGCTGCCAACACCAATGTAATTGCCACTGCAGGAACCCTCGGCTACAATGCGCCAGAGCTCTCAAAGACCAAGAAGAGCACAGAAAAAACTGATGTCTACAGCCTTGGGGTGATCATACTGGAGCTCCTAACAGGAAAATCACCCGGAGAGCCAATGAATGGCATGGACTTGCCGCAGTGGGTGGCGTCGATTGTTAAGGAGGAGTGGACTAATGAAGTTTTTGATTTGGAGCTTATAAGGGATGTTCCAATCATAGGTGATCAGCTGCTTAACACACTGAAATTGGCGCTGCATTGTGTGGATCCCTCACCGGCCGCAAGACCAGAGGCTCAGCAAGTTCTGCAGCAGCTAGAAGAGATTAAGCCACCTGAGGTAAATGTTGGTTCTGCTGACGAAGGAACAGAAGTACCGGCATCAGCAACTGAGTAA